The sequence CTATCTATcctatatgatttaggataatattcaAATATATTAcacatataaatatatgaacttaattagttttatctaaattataattattaaaatggaattcaattccaacgaaacaaacgggccctaAGAGACGATCTCTTCACGAAGAGTTCGTTCTCTACACGACCGTTCATACATATTGTTCCTTAACTATATTTATAATCCAAAGATTCAGGATTATATCATACATACTTTTAGATGTCTTTTATACTATAAAAAAACGATTCAGGGTCTCTAaattgtacatgccctaaggaTATTCTCAATAGTAGTTTTATGGTGTTTTCATGCGTATTTAATAGTGTCATATCATATAAGAGGATTGAGTTTCATGGAATGGAATTGATTTTATGGGGATAAAGCCATGCTAACCCGTTTAAAAGATTTTGAAAACCGTATTAAACCTCCAATGGAAGTGATTTGTTTTGTCTTCACATATTTTTTTATTGGTTATTGAGTCTCAACATTTAATTAAGCATTTTATATGATACGGTATAACATTCAAGAGGAATGACTTCCATGAGATTAAATTAATTTTATGGGGACGAAACCATGTCATCCCGTTTCCAAGGTCGTGGAAACCGTGTGAAACCTCCATTGAGGTAATTTATTTCGTCTTTCACATATTTTATTGTTTTTTTGGTTATTTAGTTACAATATTTAATTGGTATATTAATCTATAAAATAGTGAAATAATATTTTGTATTGAGAGACATTATTAATTTCATGGCACTCATGATGTGACAGTATTGAAAAAATATTATAAATTTCCCATTGAGAATATCCTAAAATATTGAAGTGAAATTTTTATCGAGAGACTTTGTTTTTTTAGTTTCATAGCACTTTTGATTATATGACATTGTTAGAAAGAGTGCTACAAAATTGCCATAGAGAACAGTCTAAAAATAGTTGGTTTAGAGCATATAGAGTTCCTAAAATATTCTTTTAATTTTAAGGGGAGTTTGATTtgtagagactaatttttagtcattCTATTTTATTctgttttagtctctaaattgtcaAATACAGAAAATAAAACCGAGTTACAGTTTCCATATTTGATAGTTTAGGGATTAAAATGGAGGGGTCAAAAATTAATCTCTAGAAATTAAACACTCCCTTAGTTAAACCTGCTCCAGTTATATAGCAAGGAGCTAGAATCAAAAGGTCTAATAAAATACTAGTAAAAAGCCAGCTTCATGAGTCTACAGTCTACACAGATCGATAAACAGACATGGATAGAGGATACAGGAGAAAAAGGTAAAAGAGGACAGATTGCACCAACAGCTAGCAGTGACCCTGTAGAGAGATCATGCCAATAAAGACCAAAACTTTACACCATTTCCATTTGGACCACCGTAAGAGGTCCATCGCCAGCCAGATGCAGTGCCGACCAATCAGTATCAGTAGAACTGTAGAAGAGTGAGCTCCATGGTACACATGACATGAGCCAGGCACTCAAAGAATATCAAATCTATCTGTACCACCAGCCTTCAGTTGCCAAGCTGCTACTATGTCCGAGCTGATCCAAGGGTTACCTTCTCAAACCGTTTGATCTCGCCAGCCAATCGCTTCATGTTATCGTCGTATACATAGGGAACCCCTTCGAACATCGTCTTGCTGCCGTTCGCTGGCATTGGCACGAACTCACGGCAAGGCTCTCCCATGACGTTGATGGAGTCGTGGTAGTGGTAGTATCTGATCAGGCCCTCCGTCTTGTGGGTCGTCCTCCCGTAGAGGTTCTGCGACATGTGCACACCGGCTGAGTACACGTTCCGGCCCTGGATGACGTACTTGCGATCCCGGCGAACTTTGGTGATCGAGTTCCGGAAGACGAGTTTCTCAAATCCCCATTCTCTGCATATCAATAGCACACACTTTAGCAAACACAGCGAAGTGGCACATCTTGATGGAAGTGGCACTGAAGACTCGTCATGCCAGATCTTTTTCAGTTTCTATTCCTATGGAGGTTATTCACATTTTTTTTTCGTTTTTATTAGTTATGATGTCGTTTTCATTTGTGCAACATTTCCCATCTTGGAAAAATAACATTTTTCCTGGGCAAGTTGCTGTGCAACTTTGAGAACAGAATTTAGCTAACACTGCGTTTGGATGCTGGTATTGAGGCCCAGATTTTGGAATTGGAATTGGTAAAGCCGAATTTCAGCGTTTGGATGCTCACGGAATTCGGAACTGGAAATCCATCCCAATTCCCCTGGTATTCAACTACACCTGCACCCCCTCCCCTTCAATACCAAGCCCCCCACCTCGGTATTGCTCAGAATTCAATTACACCCGCATCCAAACAACAACATTGGTATTGCAGATCAATTCCATTTCCCTCAGATTTGGTATTCCTAGATCAATTCAATTCCACCACGTGAATGCCTACATCCAAACGAAGCATAAGGGAATCTAGCCAAGTTCATGCCATGTGAGGGATGCAAGGTCACACACAACAACAACAAGGCTACCAAATTAGTCAACAAATTGCATAAACAATTAGCCACCGACTTGCTTTCTTAACCAATCCAGTAAGAATGTCTGTTTAATTAACCAAACTGGGATAGCAACAGAAATCAGAGTTGCATTAGGCCTGAACATGATGATTCCTACAAGGAACGCAATCCAGGACGACCGCAGCAACTGGGCTAATTTTCAATGAAAAATGCTGCATGAATAAAAAAACATGCGAGGAAACAGGAAGGCAAACCTTGAGTAATTCCTGCTCGGATCCTGCAGGCAGAGCTTGCTGGACATGGGATTCTGCTCAATGGTGAACTGAGAGTAACCCGAGAGCTGGCCGATCACTTCGGCGAGCTTCTGCCCGTTGGGCAGGTAAAGGTACTCGTCGACGTCGAAGAAGAAGGTCCAATTGGCGGCGTGCCGGTACCGGTGCAAGCAGTCGTTCACCACCAAGAACTGGTTGTAGTAGTATCCGTCGTACTCCGCCTGCGCCCGGATGTCCTGCACGGTGACCCGGCCGGCCCTGACCCACGGATCCAGCACCGCCTTCACCTCCGGGCTGATGCCGCCGGCGTCATGGAGTACGAAGTGCGACCTGGGCCCCAAGAAGCGCGCGTGGTATGCCACCCACTCGCGCACTCGGCTGGCGCTGAGGTTGCCGTATAGCGACGAGCCGCAGTAGAGGTAGTCGTACTGGAACGGCGGGCTGAAGCGGGACTCGTCGTAGGAGCCCGGCGCCTCCTCCAGCGCGACGAAGCGCTCGTGCCGGCGGGAGGCGGTGGAGTAGTAGGCGTGGACGAGCAGCTTGCCGCCGGCGTTCCTGGCGTTGGGGTTGGAGGGGAACGTGCAGTTGACGACGACCACGGTGTAGACGCGGCCGTAGCCCCAGTCCGGGAGCATCTTGTACGCCTTGGTCCGGACGGGGCGCGGCGAGGGGTCGCCGGCGGTGGGGTTGGGCAGCCACTCGCACTTGAAGTAGGGGGTGCCGAACACGTGGGTGGGCTTGGACGCCAGCCCCACGATGGCGAACGTCCGCGGCCCGCCCCGGTACGCGCCCATCTGCACGAACAGCGCCGCCGCGCTACCGTACGGCCGGAACACGCGCTTGTTCGGATCTTCCGGCCGCGCCGGCCTCGCTGCCTTTGCCAACCACACCGGGGCAGCATTTGCGCCGGCGGCAGTAGCTGaaacagccgccgccgccgccggttgGTCCGTCTTTGCGGCAGTGCTGCTGGTGGTATCAGGAGAGGCGAGGTCGATGGCAGCGGTTGTGGGGAGGAGGGTGCAAGGGGGCGAGGCGGAGGTGCGAGCCGCGGTGAGCACGGAGCCGTAGGGCTGGAGCTGCCAGAACACGACGAACAGCGTGAGGAAGGCGAGCGAGGCCACGAACGACTTGATGTCGACGCATGGGATGGCAAACGGcgcgccgccaccgccaccgctcGCGTCTTTCCTCGTGTTATACTTCATGGCCTGTAAACACCCCCGTTCCCGATTCTCGCCTACAGGCTACAGCTACCCGCCGGGCAAGCGAGCAACGCGAATATCCCCGTCCCCGGccagatgagctatgaagcacggTCGGAGCTGGGCGCCGCGCACTCGCCCTGTCTTTCTTGGCAACCAGCCTGCGTGCGGGTGCGGGCAAAACAGGAGCCCGGATCGACGACGATAGAAGGACAAAAAAGTAAGGGGATGCGAAGAATGTgggaggcggtggtggaggaaggtGATGCGGGAACGGGAATCGGGCGGTCTGAACGGGGCTATGGGAGGGAAGGGATGGTTCTGGACTGGAGACGCGCGCCGACTGGTGGTGGTGCCTGTCTGGCGGGCTGGGGGCCGCGCCGCGAAGCAACAGTCAAGGCAGGTTGGCTGACATCTAGCTCCTTCTCGCCGCGCGGGGTGGGACGTGTGGGAAGAGAGTAGCCCGTAATGGTCGCTGGATGGTGGGCTGCACTGACAATTACCGCCGCTTCGTGCGGTTACGTCGTGCGTAGCGTAAGGCGAGTCATGCGGCGCATCCCCACCAAACCAACCGCGTGGGCTGCTAGCAGATTGGCTGCGCGCGGTGAAAACCCGAACAACAGCCCGGCCAGCCTCGGCTCGGTGGAAGCAAAGGTGTTTCGGGTTCACACCacacaaataaataaaataaaataataaaacatATGATCAATGGCCGAATAGTATTGAACCCTAGGGTAGTCGAGAACAAAAATAATACCATACATAATTTGGTACTGCATATATATAATTTCTATCAATTCGTTATATGATTATGATAGAAAATAACTAAAATGTGTTATAATGTATTTAATTTATCAAGCTAGGTTGCAAATTACATATATTTATAATTTTAGAAGTTTGTTTTTTGAGCAAATTACAGGGATAGTCGGGGGGCCTACCCATAATACCCTTTTGGGTCCACCTCTGCATATGATCGCCATACAAAGTTTCACATTTATAGGCTACCATATCGATTAAACATTTGCATCTATGTAATCAATAAAAATGTTTGAAATAGATGGAGATGAAATATAGAACGAATCGGTGCGATCAAGAACCCTTATCCAGCAAAAGCAACAAGTGTCTCACCGTCAGAAttatctgcatcagaaacatgaaCACAAGCATTACCTTTATCATTGGATTTACCTTTCTCTCTCTATATGTGTTAGCTCTTTTCTCTTTGTTCTTTAATTTATAACACTTATATATAAAATGATTGTTTGTGGCAATACTTATATAATTTATCTCCCTTGCTTCGAGATTTTGTACGCCCTTTATAGCCATTAGAACTTTTACATCTATTGTTATTGTTTGATTTATTTTATATCCATCCATGAAGAAACAATGCCTCTCTATTAGAAGTAGAATCTTCAAAAATATCGTATGTTTCATCTTTTTCTTAGTCTACAAAGCCTTAGAAAACTCATCCATCGTTAGAGTATCTCTAAAGTTTGCAAAAAAAAACTAGACAAAGGATACAATACAATAAGACCGAAATCCTCACCATCATAGTCTATCCTCATAGCCTGGAGATCTACAACGACTCCCTCGAAGACCAAAAGATAGTTAAGCATAGAACCACCTTCTTGTATCGCGCGTGTGTATAACTTTATCTTATTATATGTATATTGCTTGACAAATTCTTAGCCATGTAAATCGACTCTAGCTTGAGACATAAAGCGGATGGTATTTTTTGTCGCAAACAATTTCACAAAAATATTATTCAAAAAAATAATCTTGAATTTGAGCGAAGGCCTTGTGATGTTTTCTCTTCTCCCTACCGGTCCAAGATTTTGATTCCTTTTTTTTATCGAATTTGTCGAGAACATCATCAACTGTTGTCACGATCCATGGGTGGAACTGTGGAAGATAATACGAGTATTTGCATTGGTTTCGGGTGCCACTGCGTGCACTGCATCAGTAACCGCCTGACCGGACAGGGTTTGCCCCCAGATGGCCGCGTTCTTGCTTGgagacgaagggtgggcgaaacTGCGCAACAGAGAATGGTAGCCGCCTACACTCTTCTTCTTACCTGTAGCTGTAGATGACCATACTCTACTCTGGCGGCGGAATGAAGAAGGATGGACTCCTGCTGCCGTTCCGTTAGATCTACCAAGCGATACGGTGGTTTCGCCGTCCATGTCGATAGGGACATGTACCGTACAAAATTCCAAACGGAGAAGAAACCATTCGAGGAATCTGACTTTGCAACTACGCTGCCATGCATATCACATCTACTGCCTGCCTTGCTGGTCAAGAGCGAGGGGCAGGAGTCTGATCCCCGTGACAAGCATGCTGCTTTGCTCGTTTCGGCTTATATGAGCTGCATCTATCTATATGCGATTTATCCATATCATCCTTCCTAGTGGCAAGTATAGTTTCAGTAGCTGATTTGTTCAAAGTGGAGTGGTAAACGTAAAACATGAGTATATACGCTTCAAGTATTAGCTTAACGTGAACTATAAATTAAGAAGCTTAACGTGAACCTATATATAAACTAAGCTCCCACCTTTTGTTGTAGCTTACCTAGCTAAGATGCCCGGAGAACGTTCTTTATACGCTCAAACTCCTCTATTTTAATAACAATCATACATAAATGTTTTTTTGGCGTATTTTTAAAAATAATATATACAAGTTTAACAAATATTCAGGCAACCCTGTCAAGAGCCAACTGAACCAAGTCTAGCGCACATGAGGTAGGCGCTGGTTTAGGCAGGCATGGTTGCCATGCCAGCCGCACAGGCACAGGTGGGTCACATGTGTCTTTTTTGGTTGCTTTCACGAAGACACCGGGTATCAATCGCCCTTTTGCACTTAAAGTGAATCTGTTGCTAATCCGATCATTTGCACATGGAAATAAACAAAACATACAGGAAAGTTGAAATGTAAAATGCTTCAAAACTCAACCGAAATGCGAGAAACAGCTAGCAAAAGTGAACTACTTTATCAAGACAGAAGCAAGTGGCATTAGCTATAACTAAGCCTATAACACAATCCCGCAAAGTAGGGTGTTTTGAAACAAAGCATTTTTAGAGTTTTAAGGTAAAATTATTGTATTAGAGAATACCATATTATCTTGCCAAGAGATGTTTGGCTACAATGTAAAAAAATGTTTTGAATACCATGTTATTTTTGGAGTATTTGAAACTTCACTCCAACCTAAAGTTTTTGTCTATAACTAGCCCTGTACATGTATACTATATATCATGGTTTGAAATATATACTTAGTCTCCAAATATGTAGCTAAGAGTGGTATAAAAAATACtacgattatatatatatatgtcatgACATCTTAAACTGTAGTATTCCAAAACCATGGTTTTGAAATACTTTGCTTCTAAACACGAGCAATTCTAGGATTGCTCGTGTTTAGAAGCAAAGTATTTTAAAACCATGATTTTGAAATACTACGTTTTTACCAAAGCACTTTTTATAAAAGGTGACTGAAAAGCTGGAGCGTTTAGTGGTCtgtagcagcttttggtggccagaaactGCAAAAAAAACCAAACAAATGCTACCAGAGAGAGAGCAACAGAAGAGAATGTTGTTCGCGAATACGTGATATGTCTCACCAACCACCGTTTGCGCGTCCGAACGAGAGAGAGAGACAAAGAGAACATGGCGTTGTGTCTTTCGAGTGTGGAGAAGGAAGAGGAGGCGTCTAGCTGTCATGAATGAACTCAAGGAGGCTCTGCGCTCTAGCTCTAGCGAAAAGCTGGACGGCTAGCTGGAGTACGTATACATGTGGAAGCTGGACTGCCCACGATCGTGAGCTTGTAATCCACCGCATTCGCAATTCCGCATGGCTCCGCCCTGATTCTGATTAATAAATAGAGGCAGTTCCTCAGCCGCAGCCGTCTGATTCTGATTTTTTTACTGAAGTTAATTCTATAGCTAAAAATATTTCTGTTTATTTTCTAGCACAGAATCTTAAAAATCGAGGACCCGTTCATAGAATTAGAAGAAGCTATTTTTTTAGCTTGCAACCTTTTAATTCATTTTAGAACGATTTACAGAATCACTACAGAATTACTTATTTCTTTTGAAAAAAAACTTTGACAGAGCTTCTAACCCAATACCAACCATAGATGCAAACTtttaagtttctggatttattctTAACTATAAAATACTTTTGTAAGCAATGGGTCCGAAAAAGGTCCATGTGAATAATCTGCTATTATCAAAATCTTGTGACAATGTTCTTAGTCTTGTGTAGCGTTCCATCTTTCTTTCCAGTTTGATATGCACTATAAATTCTATTTTTCTCAAAAGAAATATTGTTTGAGCTAGGACATGCTTGCCCTTTGGTACTGTGGCCAAGTTATACCAACGTGAACTAGTTGGTGATGCTATAGCCAATCCATGATAAACTTCGCCACTAAACTATCGGCTGTGAAATCAACCAAATATAGTTGACCCTTCAAGCAACCCAAAAAAGAAATAGAGGATTTTTTTCATTCTAAAAATATAATCGCGCCCTCGTCTCTAGAGAGAATTGTAACCCATCTTACATAGTTTTGAAATGTATTACAAGTTGTAGCTCAACAAATGTAGCAATACAACATTAGAAATTGAATTGACATTCGAGATAACAATATTACCCAAACTAAGATTTACACTTGCCATTATCATAAAAACAATAATTTCACTAGAGCCATGATTTGGTTGAAATAAAATTTAACATATTTCTCTCTAGTCATATATGATTAGtttatccac is a genomic window of Zea mays cultivar B73 chromosome 5, Zm-B73-REFERENCE-NAM-5.0, whole genome shotgun sequence containing:
- the LOC100278639 gene encoding Galactan beta-1,4-galactosyltransferase GALS1: MKYNTRKDASGGGGGAPFAIPCVDIKSFVASLAFLTLFVVFWQLQPYGSVLTAARTSASPPCTLLPTTAAIDLASPDTTSSTAAKTDQPAAAAAVSATAAGANAAPVWLAKAARPARPEDPNKRVFRPYGSAAALFVQMGAYRGGPRTFAIVGLASKPTHVFGTPYFKCEWLPNPTAGDPSPRPVRTKAYKMLPDWGYGRVYTVVVVNCTFPSNPNARNAGGKLLVHAYYSTASRRHERFVALEEAPGSYDESRFSPPFQYDYLYCGSSLYGNLSASRVREWVAYHARFLGPRSHFVLHDAGGISPEVKAVLDPWVRAGRVTVQDIRAQAEYDGYYYNQFLVVNDCLHRYRHAANWTFFFDVDEYLYLPNGQKLAEVIGQLSGYSQFTIEQNPMSSKLCLQDPSRNYSREWGFEKLVFRNSITKVRRDRKYVIQGRNVYSAGVHMSQNLYGRTTHKTEGLIRYYHYHDSINVMGEPCREFVPMPANGSKTMFEGVPYVYDDNMKRLAGEIKRFEKVTLGSART